The sequence below is a genomic window from Dictyostelium discoideum AX4 chromosome 5 chromosome, whole genome shotgun sequence.
taaaacaaattaaaaaaaactcactaaaaaatagaaataaagagaaaaatatatatataaatagaagttattgtttttttttttttaaaatttttttttttttttttttttttttttttattccaataaatatttatacatATAAGGAATTATAAGCAATAATCCATGAtatctaaaaaaagaaattttgaatttagtaaaaaaaaaaattaaaaaattgaaaattaaaaattaaaaaaaaggataaaaACTTACAACAAAAATAGTTAAAGAAGACATAAAACCTTCTCTCATTAATTCCCATTTGaaatcatcttcttcaatttCTAATACTTTAGTATAATATATAGCAACAAAACCGCAAGTGAATATTAAAAAGGCAATAAAACCTGGAAATCCTATAACCGGGATTGAACCAACTATAATTCCAACCAAAATACTAACAATTTGTCTCAACCAATGTACATTTTGAGCAATctctttctatttttttttattttatttttttatttttatttttaaaaatattaatatctgattgacttttttttttttttttttttttcttctttctttttaatcattattacatttgtaaatttaaaatccttattaaatgaattctTTAAAAGGAGTAATTGAGATCTTTCTTTTGTTTCactcatttctttttttatggTAGTCGCCTATtcgaataaaaaaaataaaaaaaaaaatgaaaatgaaaaattataaaaaaaaattttcaaatatttgaccaaaaaaaaaaaaaaataaaaaaaaaaagaaaaaaaaaaaaataatataaaataaaagttaaaacattaattatctttataaattcaatggttaatttccaaaaaataaaaataaaataaaaatatataaagatcaaaaaaataaataaataaaaaataaagataaaaaaaaaaaaaatcatttaatttaaagtgaattaatttttttttttttttttcaggtATACCTCTTTGTGAACTTGGACACtgttttaaaacaataattacaaaaattaaaaaaaaaaaaaataaaaaaaaaaaaaaaaggtgtgattatttttattatttttttattatttttaatttttttttttttttttttataatttttttttttttaattttttttttttttttttaattttttaatgtgTGAAGTGcactttaattaaaatttttttttttttttttaattttcaatttttctaatttttaatttttttatatatatacataaatatttatttttatttttatttttttttataattttccaACATAACAATATCTAATTATAATTTGGTATTAATAGtgtaatatttgttttttttttttttttaaaaatggagGAATTAGGTTTAGCTACAGCAAaggtaaaatattttataatcacatcaaaaataataataataatattaatcaataattattaattattaattaggTTACAGTAACAAAAGAAGCTTCACATCATCGTGAAGCAGatttatatcaaaaaatgaaaagttTAGAAAGTAAATTagattttttcaatattcaagaggaatatattaaatatgaatataaaaacttaaaaaGAGAGTTATTACATGCTCAAGAAGAAGTTAAACGTATTAGATCCgtaccattattaattggtcaATTATTAGAGATGGTTGATTCAAATACTGGTATTGTTCAATCGACATCAGGATCAACATTATGTGTAAGAATTTTAAGTACAATTGATAGAGAACTTTTAAAACCATCAGCCTCTGTGGCCTTACAAAGACACTCAAATGCATTGGTTGACACTTTACCACCAGAATCAGATTCAAGTATTCATCTTTTGGGTGCTGATGAAAAACCATCAGAAAGTTACTCTgatattggtggtggtgatattCAAAAACAAGAAATGCGTGAAGCTGTAGAATTACCATTAACTCAtcataatttatataaacaaATTGGTATTGATCCACCAAGAGGTGTATTATTATATGGTCCACCAGGTACTGGTAAGTAAATTTACacttatttaataattaattaattaatttattcacacttattaatatatatttttttatttttttttttttcatttatttttttttaattaggtAAAACTATGTTAGCAAAAGCAGTTGCACATCATACTAGTGCAGCATTTATTCGTGTTGTTGGTTCAGAATTTGTTCAAAAATATTTAGGTGAAGGTCCACGTTTAGTACGTGATGTCTTTAGATTAGCAAGAGAGAATTCACCAgctatcatttttattgatgaaattgatgctATTGCCACCAAACGTTTTGATGCACAAACTGGTGCTGATCGTGAAGTTCAACGTATTCTTATGGAATTATTGAATCAAATGGATGGTTTTGATGTATCTGTAAATGTAAAGGTAATTATGGCAACCAATCGTCAAGATACTTTAGATCCTGCACTCTTACGTCCAGGTCGTCTTGATCGTAAAATTGAATTCCCATTACCAGATCGTCGTCAAAAACGTTTGATTTTCCAAGTCATCACATCAAAAATGAATCTTTCTGATGAAGTCGATTTAGAAGATTACGTTAGTAGACCAGATAAACTTAGTGGTGCTGAAATTCAATCCATTTGTCAAGAAGCTGGTATGCATGCCATTAGAAAGAATCGTTATGTTATCCTTCCaaaagattttgaaaaagGTTATAAAGCATCAATTAAGAAAAATACTcatgaatttaatttctataattaataaaaaaaaaaaaaaaccaacaaaaaaaaaaataaaaaaaaaataaaacttattCATAAGGAAATATGGTATTTgtaaacaaaaacaaaaaaaaaaaaaaaaataaacaaaagtGTGCATTGGTtgtataatataatttttattttccaacttttgtattataattttaattataaagatgatttttaaaatttaataatttcattctcaaatatttatttctttttttttttttttttttttcgggaaattaataattatattaaattgtCACATTaactaatttaaataaatcttttggttaacaa
It includes:
- the psmC4 gene encoding 26S protease regulatory subunit 6B; translated protein: MEELGLATAKVTVTKEASHHREADLYQKMKSLESKLDFFNIQEEYIKYEYKNLKRELLHAQEEVKRIRSVPLLIGQLLEMVDSNTGIVQSTSGSTLCVRILSTIDRELLKPSASVALQRHSNALVDTLPPESDSSIHLLGADEKPSESYSDIGGGDIQKQEMREAVELPLTHHNLYKQIGIDPPRGVLLYGPPGTGKTMLAKAVAHHTSAAFIRVVGSEFVQKYLGEGPRLVRDVFRLARENSPAIIFIDEIDAIATKRFDAQTGADREVQRILMELLNQMDGFDVSVNVKVIMATNRQDTLDPALLRPGRLDRKIEFPLPDRRQKRLIFQVITSKMNLSDEVDLEDYVSRPDKLSGAEIQSICQEAGMHAIRKNRYVILPKDFEKGYKASIKKNTHEFNFYN